A genomic region of Streptomyces sp. NBC_00247 contains the following coding sequences:
- a CDS encoding ABC transporter permease — protein MISYILRRTVAAVILLLVVTAVTFGIFFLLPRLAGQTPDQLAQQYIGKSPTAADIAAVKHNLGLDQPVYVQYWHFIKGIVGGATYDLGPTTAHCGAPCFGYSFKNHVEVWPELTSRLPVTLSLAAGAAVIWLLSGVTVGVISALKPGSFFDRTFMGVALAGVSLPMFFTGQLALLLFTYQWPIFGRTYVPFTENPAQWANTLVPAWCSLALLYSAVYARLTRSGMLETMNEDFIRTARSKGLPERTVVARHGLRAALTPIITVFGMDLGLLLGGALITERVFSLHGIGEYAVQAITDNDLPPVLGVTLLAAFFVVLCNLLVDLLYAAADPRVRLS, from the coding sequence GTGATCTCGTACATCCTCCGCCGGACTGTCGCCGCAGTGATCCTGCTGCTGGTCGTCACGGCGGTCACCTTTGGCATCTTCTTCCTGTTGCCGCGGCTCGCCGGCCAGACACCCGACCAACTGGCGCAGCAGTACATCGGCAAGAGCCCCACGGCCGCGGACATCGCGGCGGTCAAGCACAACCTCGGTCTGGACCAGCCCGTCTACGTCCAGTACTGGCACTTCATCAAGGGGATCGTCGGCGGCGCCACCTATGACCTCGGCCCCACCACGGCACACTGCGGTGCGCCGTGTTTCGGGTACTCCTTCAAGAACCACGTCGAGGTCTGGCCGGAGCTGACCTCGCGCCTTCCGGTGACGCTCTCGCTCGCCGCGGGCGCCGCGGTGATCTGGCTGCTCTCCGGCGTCACGGTCGGGGTGATCTCCGCGCTCAAGCCGGGCTCGTTCTTCGACCGCACCTTCATGGGCGTCGCCCTCGCGGGTGTCTCGCTGCCCATGTTCTTCACGGGTCAGCTGGCGCTGCTGCTCTTCACCTACCAATGGCCGATCTTCGGCCGGACGTACGTCCCGTTCACCGAGAACCCGGCGCAGTGGGCGAACACCCTCGTTCCCGCCTGGTGTTCACTGGCACTCCTGTACTCCGCCGTCTACGCGCGGCTCACCCGCTCGGGGATGCTGGAGACGATGAACGAGGACTTCATCCGCACGGCCCGCTCCAAGGGCCTGCCCGAGCGCACGGTGGTCGCCCGGCACGGCCTGCGCGCCGCGCTCACCCCGATCATCACCGTCTTCGGCATGGACCTCGGCCTCCTGCTCGGCGGCGCGCTGATCACCGAGCGGGTGTTCTCCCTGCACGGCATCGGCGAGTACGCGGTGCAGGCGATCACCGACAACGACCTGCCGCCGGTTCTCGGCGTCACTCTGCTCGCCGCGTTCTTCGTCGTGCTCTGCAATCTCCTGGTGGACCTTCTCTACGCCGCCGCCGACCCGCGGGTGAGGCTCTCGTGA
- a CDS encoding ABC transporter substrate-binding protein, with product MRRSSLAAVAALGSVALLLAGCSKADDGKSDGGTKSAGADAATKSVVNASTAKGGTVTYAMSDVPDSFDPGNTYYAYMYNFSRLYARPLMTFKPDAGEKGNTLVPDLASEPGTQSDGGKTWTYKLRAGLKYEDGSPITSKDVKYAVERSNFARDVLSLGPNYFQQFLEGGDKYTGPYKDKSAEGLKSIETPDDTTIVFHLNQAFQEFDYLVATPQTAPVPQAKDTGVDYVKKIVSSGSYKFQSYTEGKQAVLVRNENWDEKTDPLRKQYPDKIVVNLKVNQSTIDQDLQSGDTLIDLQGKGVETQTQAQLVSDPKKKANTDNTYGGRLVYAAINSKVKPFTNVECRKAVQYAIDKVSVQTAEGGSIRGDIATTVLPPDITGYEKADAYASDGNKGDEAKAKEHLKACGVDKITTNITARSDRQEEVDAATAIIASLKKVGIEASLKQYPSGKYFTDYAGVPQFNAKNNVGIMMMQWGADWPSGYGFLQQILNSKAIGESGNTNLSQLENKEVDAKLAQAIASPDVAERNKLYAEIDQKTMDEAVLVPLTYFKVLLYRSPYATNLVSTSAFSGEYDYLNIGTTKK from the coding sequence ATGCGAAGGTCATCACTTGCCGCTGTTGCGGCCCTGGGCAGCGTGGCTCTGCTGCTCGCCGGCTGCAGCAAGGCAGACGACGGAAAGAGCGACGGCGGGACCAAGTCCGCCGGCGCGGACGCCGCGACGAAGAGTGTCGTCAACGCCTCCACCGCCAAGGGTGGCACGGTCACCTACGCGATGTCGGACGTCCCGGACTCGTTCGACCCGGGGAACACCTACTACGCGTACATGTACAACTTCAGCCGGCTGTACGCCCGCCCGCTGATGACCTTCAAGCCGGACGCCGGCGAGAAGGGCAACACGCTCGTCCCGGACCTCGCCTCCGAGCCGGGCACCCAGAGCGACGGCGGCAAGACCTGGACGTACAAGCTGCGCGCCGGCCTGAAGTACGAGGACGGCTCGCCGATCACGTCCAAGGACGTCAAGTACGCCGTCGAGCGCTCGAACTTCGCGCGTGACGTGCTCTCGCTGGGCCCCAACTACTTCCAGCAGTTCCTTGAGGGCGGCGACAAGTACACGGGTCCGTACAAGGACAAGAGCGCCGAGGGCCTCAAGTCCATCGAGACGCCGGACGACACCACGATCGTCTTCCACCTGAACCAGGCCTTCCAGGAGTTCGACTACCTGGTCGCCACGCCGCAGACCGCGCCGGTCCCGCAGGCCAAGGACACCGGCGTCGACTACGTCAAGAAGATCGTGTCCTCGGGCTCGTACAAGTTCCAGAGCTACACCGAGGGCAAGCAGGCCGTCCTGGTGCGCAACGAGAACTGGGACGAGAAGACCGACCCGCTGCGCAAGCAGTACCCGGACAAGATCGTCGTCAACCTGAAGGTCAACCAGTCGACGATCGACCAGGACCTCCAGTCCGGTGACACGCTGATCGACCTCCAGGGCAAGGGTGTCGAGACCCAGACCCAGGCGCAGCTGGTCAGCGACCCGAAGAAGAAGGCGAACACCGACAACACCTACGGTGGCCGTCTCGTCTACGCGGCGATCAACTCCAAGGTGAAGCCGTTCACCAACGTCGAGTGCCGCAAGGCCGTGCAGTACGCGATCGACAAGGTCTCCGTGCAGACCGCCGAGGGCGGCAGCATCCGCGGCGACATCGCCACCACCGTCCTCCCGCCGGACATCACCGGTTACGAGAAGGCGGACGCGTACGCGAGCGACGGCAACAAGGGCGACGAGGCCAAGGCCAAGGAGCACCTGAAGGCCTGCGGCGTCGACAAGATCACGACCAACATCACCGCGCGCAGCGACCGTCAGGAAGAGGTCGACGCGGCCACGGCGATCATCGCGTCGCTGAAGAAGGTCGGCATCGAGGCCTCGCTGAAGCAGTACCCGTCGGGCAAGTACTTCACCGACTACGCGGGCGTTCCCCAGTTCAACGCCAAGAACAACGTCGGCATCATGATGATGCAGTGGGGTGCCGACTGGCCGTCCGGCTACGGCTTCCTCCAGCAGATCCTGAACAGCAAGGCCATCGGCGAGTCCGGCAACACCAACCTCTCGCAGCTGGAGAACAAGGAAGTCGACGCGAAGCTGGCCCAGGCCATCGCCTCGCCCGACGTCGCCGAGCGCAACAAGCTGTACGCGGAGATCGACCAGAAGACCATGGACGAAGCGGTCCTCGTTCCGCTGACCTACTTCAAGGTCCTGCTGTACCGCTCGCCGTACGCCACCAACCTGGTGTCCACGTCGGCCTTCAGCGGTGAGTACGACTACCTCAACATCGGCACCACCAAGAAGTAG
- a CDS encoding ABC transporter permease: MTAPIETTGAAAGAQPEAVLDQGIKSQDIEGRSLGRIAWTRFKRDKIAVVGGVVVVLLILIAALSRPLQSLLGLDPNAFHQDLIDSSTSLPTGGFGGMSLDHPLGVEPKFGRDILARILEGSWVSLVVAFGATVLSNVIGTILGVVAGYYGGRVDSVISRLMDTFLAFPLLLFAIAISATLQGGAFGLDGLPLHISVLIFVIGFFNWPYLGRIVRGQTLALREREFVDASRGMGAGGPYILFRELLPNLVGPIIVYSTLLIPTNIIFEASLSFLGVGIQPPQASWGGMLNQAVDYFQIDPQYMVVPGLAIFVTVLAFNLLGDGLRDALDPRSR, from the coding sequence GTGACCGCACCGATCGAGACCACCGGGGCGGCTGCCGGGGCGCAGCCGGAGGCTGTGCTCGACCAGGGGATCAAATCCCAGGACATCGAGGGGCGTTCGCTCGGACGGATCGCCTGGACCCGCTTCAAGCGGGACAAGATCGCCGTCGTCGGTGGAGTCGTCGTCGTCCTGCTGATCCTGATCGCCGCCCTGTCCCGCCCACTCCAGTCCTTGCTGGGTCTCGATCCGAACGCCTTCCACCAGGACCTGATCGACAGCAGCACGTCGCTGCCCACGGGCGGGTTCGGTGGCATGAGCCTCGATCACCCGCTGGGTGTGGAGCCGAAGTTCGGCCGTGACATCCTCGCCCGCATTCTCGAAGGGTCCTGGGTGTCCCTGGTGGTGGCGTTCGGCGCCACCGTGCTCTCCAACGTCATCGGTACCATCCTCGGCGTGGTGGCCGGGTACTACGGCGGGCGGGTCGACTCCGTCATCAGCCGCCTGATGGACACCTTCCTCGCCTTCCCGCTCCTGCTGTTCGCGATCGCCATCTCCGCGACCCTGCAGGGCGGCGCCTTCGGGCTCGACGGACTGCCGCTGCACATCAGCGTGCTGATCTTCGTCATCGGCTTCTTCAACTGGCCCTACCTGGGGCGGATCGTCCGGGGACAGACACTGGCCCTGCGCGAGCGCGAGTTCGTGGACGCCTCGCGCGGCATGGGGGCCGGCGGCCCCTACATCCTCTTCCGGGAGCTGCTGCCCAACCTGGTCGGTCCGATCATCGTGTACTCGACGCTGCTGATCCCGACCAACATCATTTTCGAGGCCTCGCTCAGCTTCCTGGGGGTCGGCATCCAGCCGCCCCAGGCGTCGTGGGGCGGCATGCTCAACCAGGCGGTCGACTACTTCCAGATCGATCCCCAGTACATGGTCGTGCCCGGCCTCGCCATCTTCGTCACCGTGCTCGCGTTCAACCTGCTCGGTGACGGTCTCCGCGACGCTCTCGATCCGCGCAGCCGCTGA
- a CDS encoding enhanced serine sensitivity protein SseB C-terminal domain-containing protein, which yields MSASGTAAAGQVEHMLRQVTPGRFDAYEELLRALSEGQVWMLLWHGTAGSPDAQYGNIGVDGLGYAPCVTSAQELAASGWNRAHEVITGREIARSLFPDHWGIWLNPHTPGGGVGIPWLDLRRIANGLDRLPAGPLTLSEPAIEIPQFYALLSQNAHRTPAIRSLRRAWVQPALGAPYLAIGLDLYDTGRAAVESARAMMGQTIGAVPEGLPVSTVAMSDDYDPVAMWLRANARPFYDREAHAAPVQPPITGGYGYPQRGAY from the coding sequence GTGAGTGCGTCAGGCACGGCAGCGGCCGGGCAGGTCGAACACATGCTGCGCCAGGTGACCCCCGGGCGCTTCGACGCGTACGAGGAGTTGCTGAGGGCCCTTTCGGAGGGCCAGGTCTGGATGCTGCTCTGGCACGGCACGGCCGGCTCCCCGGACGCCCAGTACGGCAACATCGGTGTGGACGGCCTCGGTTACGCCCCTTGCGTGACCTCCGCCCAAGAGCTCGCGGCCAGTGGCTGGAACCGCGCCCACGAGGTGATCACCGGCCGGGAGATCGCGCGCTCCCTCTTCCCCGACCACTGGGGAATCTGGCTCAACCCGCACACCCCCGGCGGCGGCGTAGGCATCCCGTGGCTGGATCTGCGCCGGATCGCCAACGGGCTCGACCGGCTGCCCGCAGGACCCCTCACCCTCTCCGAACCGGCCATCGAGATCCCGCAGTTCTACGCGTTGCTCTCGCAGAACGCGCACCGTACCCCGGCGATCCGCTCGCTGCGTCGCGCCTGGGTGCAGCCGGCGCTCGGCGCTCCGTACCTCGCCATCGGGCTCGACCTCTACGACACCGGCCGGGCCGCGGTGGAGTCGGCCCGCGCGATGATGGGGCAGACGATCGGCGCGGTCCCGGAGGGGCTTCCCGTCTCCACGGTCGCGATGTCCGACGACTACGACCCGGTCGCGATGTGGCTGCGCGCCAACGCCCGCCCGTTCTACGACCGGGAGGCGCACGCCGCTCCGGTGCAGCCGCCGATCACCGGCGGCTACGGGTATCCGCAGCGCGGGGCGTACTGA